The genomic DNA GTACGTGTTCGTCAGAATGCGATACAGCCAGGCCTTCAAATTCGTCCCCTGGGTGAACGTCTTCCACGACGAGAACGCTTTCACGAACGTCTCTTGCACGAGATCAGCGGCATCTGCCGGATTCCGCGTCATACGCATTGCGGCCGCGTACAGCTGATCCATATACGGCAACGCTTGATCCTCGAACTGCATTCGCGGATCTGTCGCAGTTTCACCCTCGTCATCCATCACCGGCCAGTCTACGTCGGCAAGCTGACGCGAGAGCGTTGGCCGCTCTAGCGTTGTGATCATAGCTATCCTCCGTTCGGTGGTTCAGTAGGGTAGAACGCGATGAGCATTCACGGGTATTCCCCCGAATCCAAGTTCCCCGCACCGGATGCCTGGCGCGCACCGACCGCACCCGGCCCGCTGGAGGCGACAGTGAGCGTGCCCGGCTCGAAGTCACTCACCAACCGGGAACTGATACTCGCAGCGATTGCCGATGGCCCGAGCCTCGTGCGGGCCCCGCTTCACTCGGATGATTCCGCGCGCATGGTGGATGCGCTTCGCGCTTTGGGCGTCGACGTCACCGAGCACACCGGTCGCGGCTCCTTCGGCCCCGATCTCGCGATCACACCACGCTGGCCGCTCCGCGGCGGAGGCGTCGTCGATTGCGGCCAAGCAGGAACCGTGATGCGTTTCGTCGCAGCTGTCGCAGGCTTTGCAGAGGGAGACGTGACACTCACGGCGCACGCAAGTGCGCTCCACCGTCCGATGGGCGAAATGATCAAAGCGCTCCGTAGCGTGGGCCTCGACATCGACGATGGAGGCTCGTGGGCGCTACCGTTCACTGTTCGCGGTCACGGACAGGTGCGCGGTGGCGAAGTGACCATGGATGCCAGTGCGTCAAGTCAGTTCGTATCTGGGCTGCTGCTCGCGGCCCCCCGCTTCGACGTCGGTCTCCATTTGATTCACAGTGGCAGCCGCCTACCGAGCATGCCTCATATCGATATGACGGTCGAGACGCTGGCCCACCGGGGCGTGCATGTCGAACGCCCCACTTCCACCGAGTGGATCGTTCCTCCGATGCCGCCGCGCGCGAAAGACGTGTCAATCGAGCCTGATCTTTCGAATGCCGCACCGTTTTTGGCTGCCGCACTTGTCACCGCGGGAAGCGTCACGGTCACCGATTGGCCTGCTCACTCGACCCAGCCGGGAATTTTGTTGAGTGATCTCCTCACGAAGATGGGCGGCCGCGCATCACGTCGCGCTGGCGCACTCACAATCATCGGCACCGGACATATCAACGGGGTCGAGCTCGACCTGTCGGCGGCAGGGGAACTCGCCCCTACTCTCGTTGGGCTCGCGACGCTCGCCGACGCCCCATCGACATTTACTGGCATCGGCCATCTGCGAGGGCACGAGACCGACCGACTTGCAGCGCTCGTCGCTGAGATTCGCGGCCTCGGCGGCGAGGCCGAAGAGCTGGCTGACGGCATCAGAGTCTTCCCACGTCCGATGCACGGCGGGCTTTGGCACGCGCACCACGATCACCGCATGGCAACGACTGGCGCGCTCATCGGTTTGGCCGTTCCGGGCGTTCACGTCGACGACATCGGCACCACCGCGAAGACGATGCCGGAGTTTCCGGAATTGTGGCAGCAGCTTCTCGGAAGCATGGAGACAGGTACCGCGTGAGTTGGCTCAACGACGACGACGATGACGACGCGGCTTTCGACGAGTCATCCATCCGTATGCGGCCAAACCCCAAAGCAAACCGTCCCCGCACGAAGCGTCGCCCCGCTCATGCCGATGCGCAGAGCGCTCGCGTCCTTGGCGTTGGACGGGGTAGATACACGGTATTAGTCGCAGAAGACACCCCAGAAGAGCACGAAGTGCTCGCTGTCCGCGCGCGCGAGCTGCGCAAGCGGCCGATCGTTACCGGTGACATCGCTCGAGTCGTCGGAGACACAACGGGCGAGCAGGGCACACTCTCCCGCATTATCGGTATCGAAGATCGAAAAACACTGCTTCGGCGTAGCGCCGACGATACGGACCAGGTCGAGCGAGTAGTCGTCGCCAACGCCGACCAGATGCTCGTGGTCGTTGCGGCCGCTGACCCCGAGCCGCGCGCTCGACTCGTGGACAGATACCTCGTGGCGGCACTGGATGCGGGCATCCGCCCACTACTCGTGGTGACAAAAACAGATCTCGCCGATCCGACGGCATTCTTGTCGCACTTCGA from Microbacterium endophyticum includes the following:
- the aroA gene encoding 3-phosphoshikimate 1-carboxyvinyltransferase; this translates as MSIHGYSPESKFPAPDAWRAPTAPGPLEATVSVPGSKSLTNRELILAAIADGPSLVRAPLHSDDSARMVDALRALGVDVTEHTGRGSFGPDLAITPRWPLRGGGVVDCGQAGTVMRFVAAVAGFAEGDVTLTAHASALHRPMGEMIKALRSVGLDIDDGGSWALPFTVRGHGQVRGGEVTMDASASSQFVSGLLLAAPRFDVGLHLIHSGSRLPSMPHIDMTVETLAHRGVHVERPTSTEWIVPPMPPRAKDVSIEPDLSNAAPFLAAALVTAGSVTVTDWPAHSTQPGILLSDLLTKMGGRASRRAGALTIIGTGHINGVELDLSAAGELAPTLVGLATLADAPSTFTGIGHLRGHETDRLAALVAEIRGLGGEAEELADGIRVFPRPMHGGLWHAHHDHRMATTGALIGLAVPGVHVDDIGTTAKTMPEFPELWQQLLGSMETGTA
- the rsgA gene encoding ribosome small subunit-dependent GTPase A, giving the protein MSWLNDDDDDDAAFDESSIRMRPNPKANRPRTKRRPAHADAQSARVLGVGRGRYTVLVAEDTPEEHEVLAVRARELRKRPIVTGDIARVVGDTTGEQGTLSRIIGIEDRKTLLRRSADDTDQVERVVVANADQMLVVVAAADPEPRARLVDRYLVAALDAGIRPLLVVTKTDLADPTAFLSHFEGVDLDVFTSAKGEMPLERIGAAITGHSTVFVGHSGVGKSTLVNALVPSAQRATGHVNDVTGRGRHTSSSTVSLRYRGAEGNGWVIDTPGVRSFGLGHVDPTHIIDAFTELAVIAQDCPRGCTHLPDAPDCALQEAVADGRLGPTGAARLDSLQRLLTTFATA